A genomic region of Raphanus sativus cultivar WK10039 chromosome 6, ASM80110v3, whole genome shotgun sequence contains the following coding sequences:
- the LOC108811708 gene encoding glutamate receptor 3.1 isoform X2: MYGQTASIAFKAAEEDVNSDPTFLGGSKLRIMISDAQRSGFLSIMGALQFMETDVVAIIGPQTSIMAHVLSHLANELTVPMLSFTALDPTLSPLQFPFFVQTAPSDLFLMRAIAEMITYYGWSDVVALYNDDDNSRNGVTALGDELEERRCKISYKAVLPLDVVITSPAEIIEELTKIRGMESRIIVVNTFPNTGKMIFEEAKRLGMMEKGYVWIATTWLSSLVDSDYPLDLKSLNGVLALRLHTPDSRKKRDFAARWKKNKTIGLNVYGLYAYDTVWIIAQAVKSFLEAGGNLTFSHDAKLSSLKGEALNLSALSRFDEGPQLLDYIIHTKMSGLTGPVQFHRDRSMVQPSYDIINVVDGGFHQIGYWSNHSGLSVVPPESFYNKPSNRSSSNQHLKSVTWPGGTSVTPRGWVFPNNGKLLRIGVPDRASFKDFVSRVNGSSHKVQGYCIDVFEAAVKLLSYPVPHEFIFFGDGLQNPNYNDLIDKVTNGVDFDAAVGDIAIVTKRTRIVDYTQPYIESGLVVVAPVTAPNENPWAFLRPFTPPMWAVTASFFMVVGAVIWILEHRTNDEFRGPPRRQIITIIWFTFSTMFFSHRENTTSTLGRMVLLIWLFVVLIITSSYTASLTSILTVQQLNSPIKGVDTLISSSGRIGFQVGSFAESYMIDELNIARSRLVALGSPQEYATALQNGTVAAIVDERPYVDLFLSDYCMFAIRGQEFTRCGWGFAFPRDSPLAVDMSTAILGLSETGELQRIHDRWLSKSNCSSPHGSQSGDSEQLNVHSFWGMFLVCGIACLVALFIHFVKIVRNFIKHKPEKEEEKDIPSPESSRLKKLQTFLAYVDEKEEESKRRFKRKRSSLSINANSSISSTPI, translated from the exons ATGTACGGCCAAACTGCAAGTATTGCTTTCAAAGCTGCTGAGGAAGATGTCAACTCTGATCCTACCTTCCTCGGTGGATCAAAGCTGCGTATTATGATCAGTGATGCTCAACGCAGTGGTTTCCTCAGCATCATGGGAG CATTGCAGTTCATGGAGACTGATGTAGTCGCTATAATTGGTCCACAGACATCAATCATGGCTCATGTCCTATCTCATCTCGCTAATGAGCTTACTGTTCCTATGTTGTCATTCACGGCTCTTGACCCTACCCTCTCTCCACTCCAGTTCCCATTCTTTGTCCAAACAGCACCTAGCGATCTGTTCCTGATGCGGGCCATTGCAGAGATGATCACATACTACGGCTGGTCGGATGTAGTGGCCTTATATAACGATGATGATAACAGCAGAAACGGTGTAACAGCGTTAGGTGATGAGCTTGAAGAGAGGCGTTGCAAGATTTCTTACAAGGCGGTGCTTCCACTGGATGTTGTGATTACTAGTCCAGCTGAGATCATAGAGGAGCTGACTAAGATCCGTGGAATGGAGTCTCGGATAATCGTTGTGAACACTTTCCCAAACACAGGGAAAATGATCTTTGAGGAAGCAAAGAGACTAGGGATGATGGAGAAAGGCTATGTCTGGATAGCTACAACTTGGTTGTCTTCTCTGGTAGACTCAGATTATCCCTTGGATCTCAAATCTCTCAATGGAGTTCTAGCACTGCGTCTTCACACGCCTGattcaagaaagaaaagagactTTGCCGCACGGTGGAAGAAGAACAAGACTATTGGGTTGAATGTCTATGGTTTGTATGCTTACGATACGGTCTGGATCATTGCACAAGCTGTGAAGTCATTTCTAGAAGCTGGAGGTAATCTAACCTTCTCTCATGATGCAAAGTTAAGCAGCTTGAAAGGGGAAGCGTTGAATCTAAGTGCATTGAGCAGATTTGATGAAGGGCCACAACTTCTTGATTACATTATACATACAAAGATGTCTGGTCTAACAGGTCCGGTTCAGTTTCATCGAGACAGATCAATGGTGCAGCCTTCATATGATATTATCAATGTTGTCGATGGAGGATTTCACCAAATAGGTTACTGGTCTAACCATTCTGGTCTCTCTGTTGTCCCTCCTGAATCATTTTATAACAAACCTTCAAACCGTTCCAGCTCAAACCAGCATCTGAAGTCTGTAACTTGGCCTGGTGGCACTTCGGTTACTCCTCGTGGATGGGTTTTTCCTAACAACGGGAAGCTGTTGAGGATCGGTGTTCCTGATAGAGCAAGCTTCAAGGACTTTGTCTCAAGGGTCAACGGAAGCAGCCACAAAGTGCAAGGGTATTGCATTGATGTGTTTGAAGCTGCGGTGAAACTGCTTTCTTATCCGGTTCCTCACGAGTTCATCTTCTTCGGAGACGGTCTCCAGAATCCAAACTACAATGATCTGATCGACAAGGTTACCAATGGGGTTGACTTCGATGCTGCTGTAGGAGATATAGCCATTGTCACAAAACGAACAAGGATTGTGGATTATACTCAGCCTTACATTGAGTCAGGACTTGTTGTGGTGGCTCCTGTCACAGCACCTAACGAAAATCCTTGGGCCTTCTTACGCCCTTTCACTCCTCCTATGTGGGCTGTGACAGCTTCTTTTTTCATGGTCGTTGGAGCTGTGATATGGATTCTTGAACACCGGACAAACGATGAGTTTCGAGGTCCCCCGAGGAGACAAATCATTACCATTATCTG GTTCACTTTCTCGACTATGTTTTTCTCTCACA GAGAGAATACAACGAGCACACTTGGTCGCATGGTGCTGTTGATATGGCTTTTTGTGGTTCTGATCATTACATCTAGCTACACCGCGAGTCTGACATCGATTCTTACAGTGCAACAGCTAAACTCACCTATAAAAGGAGTTGATACACTCATCAGCAGCAGTGGTCGTATTGGCTTCCAGGTTGGTTCATTTGCTGAAAGTTATATGATTGACGAGCTCAACATCGCCAGATCAAGACTTGTAGCTCTCGGCTCTCCTCAAGAATACGCTACTGCGCTTCAAAACGGTACTGTTGCAGCGATTGTTGATGAACGTCCTTATGTTGATCTCTTCCTCTCGGATTATTGCATGTTTGCCATCAGAGGTCAAGAGTTCACCAGATGTGGTTGGGGATTT GCATTCCCAAGAGACTCTCCTTTAGCAGTGGACATGTCAACAGCAATTCTTGGTCTATCTGAAACTGGGGAGCTTCAGAGGATTCATGATAGATGGCTTTCCAAATCTAACTGCAGCAGCCCACACGGGTCTCAGTCAGGTGACTCAGAACAGCTCAACGTGCATAGCTTCTGGGGGATGTTCCTTGTCTGTGGTATCGCTTGTCTTGTCGCTCTCTTTATCCACTTCGTCAAGATAGTCCGCAACTTCATCAAACACAAgccagaaaaagaagaagaaaaggataTACCTTCACCAGAGAGTTCTCGTTTGAAAAAGCTGCAGACGTTTCTAGCATATGTTGATGAAAAAGAAGAGGAATCCAAGAGAAGGTTTAAGCGCAAAAGAAGCAGTCTTTCTATAAATGCAAATAGTAGTATCTCATCCACACCAATATGA
- the LOC108811709 gene encoding probable LRR receptor-like serine/threonine-protein kinase At3g47570, translated as MQGEIPDDIARLSQMVIISLSNNNFSGDFPFHYVYNWSSLEVLSISANGLSGSLRPDLGNILPKIRTLFLGSNYFTGVIPATLSNISSLEALAIENNELIGSIPWSFGNIQNLQIMALNGNSLGSYSSGDLDFLDALTNCTQLVSINVARNRLGGPLPASITNLSRDLSDLQLGKNFISGSIPDDIGNLIGLQSLGLQENMLTGSLPESLGKLSGLGELYLYSNRMSGQIPFSIANITMLAELYLSNNSFDGMVPSSLGNCSQMLYLYLGFNKLTGIIPWEIMQIPSLIHLVLESNLFTGSLPKDVGRLQNLVLLTLGNNKLSGQLPQTLGNCLSMKDIWLQGNSFGGSIPDISGFLGVESVDLSNNNLYGSIPRYFANFSSLKLLNLSINNFEGYVPIEGVFQNASTVLVFGNKNLCGGIRELQLKPCLVETPPHHPSLLKKVVIGVSLGISFLLLLLFIASLRWYRKRKNDHLTNNQTTLTLGPFHEKISYGDIRNATDGFSSSNLIGSGSFGTVFKALLPGESNIVAVKVLNMQRRGAMKSFMAECESLKDTRHRNLVRLLTACSSIDFQGNEFKALIYEFMPSGSLDVWLHPEEVEEVHRPLRTLTLLERLNIVIDVASVLDYLHVQCHEPIAHCDLKPSNVLLDSDLTAHVSDFGLARLLLKFDEESFFNQLSSSGVRGTIGYAAPEYGMGGQPSIHGDVYSFGVLLLEVFTGKRPTDELFGGNFTLHNYTKSSLPERVLEIADKSIYHNGLRVGFPISECLTLVLDVGLRCCEDSPSNRLAMSEAVKELISVREKFFKSRRTARS; from the exons ATGCAAGGAGAAATTCCAGATGATATAGCTAGACTGAGTCAAATGGTTATTATTTCGTtatcaaataataatttctCAGGAGATTTCCCTTTCCATTATGTCTACAATTGGTCCTCACTTGAGGTATTATCCATCTCTGCTAATGGTTTATCTGGTAGCTTGAGGCCTGATCTTGGTAATATTTTACCAAAGATCCGAACGTTATTCCTGGGAAGTAATTATTTCACTGGAGTAATTCCGGCAACACTTTCTAATATCTCGAGTCTTGAAGCGTTGGCAATTGAGAACAACGAGTTGATAGGAAGTATTCCTTGGAGCTTTGGAAATATACAGAATTTGCAAATTATGGCACTTAATGGCAATTCTTTGGGAAGTTACTCTTCTGGAGATCTTGATTTTCTTGATGCCTTAACTAACTGCACCCAACTAGTGAGCATAAATGTTGCTCGTAATCGGCTCGGGGGTCCTTTACCAGCCTCCATCACCAATCTGTCCAGAGACCTCTCTGATCTACAGCTTGGGAAAAATTTCATATCTGGAAGCATTCCTGATGACATTGGTAATCTCATTGGTCTACAATCACTTGGGTTGCAAGAGAATATGCTGACCGGGTCACTCCCAGAATCTCTTGGGAAGCTTTCTGGTTTGGGGgaattatatttgtattcaaATAGAATGTCAGGACAGATACCATTCTCCATTGCTAACATCACTATGTTAGCAGAACTATATTTGAGCAACAACAGCTTTGACGGAATGGTTCCTTCAAGTCTCGGTAATTGTAGTCAGAtgctatatttatatttaggaTTTAACAAGTTGACTGGTATTATACCTTGGGAAATTATGCAAATCCCCTCCCTTATCCATCTAGTCCTGGAAAGTAATTTGTTTACTGGCTCTCTGCCAAAAGATGTTGGGCGACTACAAAACCTTGTTTTACTAACACTTgggaataataaattatcaggACAGCTCCCACAAACTTTGGGGAATTGTCTCTCGATGAAAGATATTTGGCTGCAAGGGAATTCTTTTGGTGGATCCATTCCAGATATAAGTGGATTTCTGGGTGTTGAGAGCGTTGATTTGTCAAACAACAATCTCTATGGGAGTATACCTAGATACTTTGCCAACTTTTCCTCGTTGAAGTTGCTGAATCTATCCATCAACAACTTTGAAGGATATGTGCCAATAGAAGGAGTATTTCAAAATGCTTCTACAGTCTTGGTATTTGGGAACAAAAACCTATGTGGAGGCATAAGGGAGTTGCAACTAAAGCCATGTCTAGTCGAAACACCTCCACATCATCCATCTCTTTTGAAGAAAGTTGTGATCGGGGTCAGCCTAGGCATATCTTTTCTTTTGCTATTATTGTTCATAGCTTCTCTACGTTGgtatagaaaaagaaagaatgaCCATCTTACCAATAATCAAACtactttgacattggggccctTCCATGAAAAGATAAGTTATGGAGATATACGAAATGCGACTGATGGCTTCTCTTCGAGCAACTTGATCGGTTCTGGAAGTTTTGGCACCGTGTTTAAAGCATTGTTACCGGGCGAGAGCAATATCGTTGCAGTGAAAGTTCTAAACATGCAAAGACGTGGAGCGATGAAGAGCTTTATGGCAGAATGTGAATCTTTGAAGGACACAAGGCATCGTAATCTTGTGAGACTATTGACAGCTTGTTCTAGTATTGATTTTCAAGGAAACGAATTCAAGGCTCTAATCTATGAGTTCATGCCTAGTGGAAGTTTAGATGTGTGGCTGCACCCAGAGGAAGTGGAAGAGGTTCATAGGCCATTAAGAACCTTAACACTTCTAGAAAGGCTTAACATAGTGATAGATGTGGCTTCTGTTTTGGATTATCTTCATGTTCAATGCCATGAACCTATAGCTCATTGCGATCTTAAGCCAAGCAATGTCCTCCTAGACAGTGATTTAACTGCCCATGTCAGCGACTTTGGTCTCGCTCGACTCCTCCTGAAATTCGATGAGGAGTCCTTTTTCAACCAGCTAAGCTCATCTGGCGTCAGAGGAACCATCGGCTATGCTGCACCAG AATATGGAATGGGAGGACAGCCATCAATACATGGTGATGTGTATAGCTTTGGGGTTCTTCTTTTGGAAGTGTTCACTGGAAAAAGGCCAACCGATGAGTTATTTGGAGGAAACTTTACCCTACACAATTACACCAAGTCGTCATTGCCAGAGAGAGTATTGGAAATTGCAGATAAATCAATTTATCACAACGGTCTGAGAGTTGGTTTTCCTATTTCTGAGTGCTTGACATTGGTTTTGGATGTGGGACTTAGGTGCTGTGAAGACTCTCCAAGTAACCGGCTGGCAATGAGTGAAGCCGTGAAGGAGCTAATCTCAGTCCGGGAAAAGTTCTTTAAATCTAGAAGAACAGCCAGAAGTTGA
- the LOC108811708 gene encoding glutamate receptor 3.1 isoform X1, with protein sequence MNCLLLSFIVLGLLSEGASTSRPPVINVGAIFGVSTMYGQTASIAFKAAEEDVNSDPTFLGGSKLRIMISDAQRSGFLSIMGALQFMETDVVAIIGPQTSIMAHVLSHLANELTVPMLSFTALDPTLSPLQFPFFVQTAPSDLFLMRAIAEMITYYGWSDVVALYNDDDNSRNGVTALGDELEERRCKISYKAVLPLDVVITSPAEIIEELTKIRGMESRIIVVNTFPNTGKMIFEEAKRLGMMEKGYVWIATTWLSSLVDSDYPLDLKSLNGVLALRLHTPDSRKKRDFAARWKKNKTIGLNVYGLYAYDTVWIIAQAVKSFLEAGGNLTFSHDAKLSSLKGEALNLSALSRFDEGPQLLDYIIHTKMSGLTGPVQFHRDRSMVQPSYDIINVVDGGFHQIGYWSNHSGLSVVPPESFYNKPSNRSSSNQHLKSVTWPGGTSVTPRGWVFPNNGKLLRIGVPDRASFKDFVSRVNGSSHKVQGYCIDVFEAAVKLLSYPVPHEFIFFGDGLQNPNYNDLIDKVTNGVDFDAAVGDIAIVTKRTRIVDYTQPYIESGLVVVAPVTAPNENPWAFLRPFTPPMWAVTASFFMVVGAVIWILEHRTNDEFRGPPRRQIITIIWFTFSTMFFSHRENTTSTLGRMVLLIWLFVVLIITSSYTASLTSILTVQQLNSPIKGVDTLISSSGRIGFQVGSFAESYMIDELNIARSRLVALGSPQEYATALQNGTVAAIVDERPYVDLFLSDYCMFAIRGQEFTRCGWGFAFPRDSPLAVDMSTAILGLSETGELQRIHDRWLSKSNCSSPHGSQSGDSEQLNVHSFWGMFLVCGIACLVALFIHFVKIVRNFIKHKPEKEEEKDIPSPESSRLKKLQTFLAYVDEKEEESKRRFKRKRSSLSINANSSISSTPI encoded by the exons ATGAATTGTCTTCTGTTGAGCTTCATTGTTCTTGGTTTACTTTCAGAGGGAGCTTCTACTTCTAGGCCTCCTGTGATTAACGTGGGTGCTATATTCGGTGTAAGCACCATGTACGGCCAAACTGCAAGTATTGCTTTCAAAGCTGCTGAGGAAGATGTCAACTCTGATCCTACCTTCCTCGGTGGATCAAAGCTGCGTATTATGATCAGTGATGCTCAACGCAGTGGTTTCCTCAGCATCATGGGAG CATTGCAGTTCATGGAGACTGATGTAGTCGCTATAATTGGTCCACAGACATCAATCATGGCTCATGTCCTATCTCATCTCGCTAATGAGCTTACTGTTCCTATGTTGTCATTCACGGCTCTTGACCCTACCCTCTCTCCACTCCAGTTCCCATTCTTTGTCCAAACAGCACCTAGCGATCTGTTCCTGATGCGGGCCATTGCAGAGATGATCACATACTACGGCTGGTCGGATGTAGTGGCCTTATATAACGATGATGATAACAGCAGAAACGGTGTAACAGCGTTAGGTGATGAGCTTGAAGAGAGGCGTTGCAAGATTTCTTACAAGGCGGTGCTTCCACTGGATGTTGTGATTACTAGTCCAGCTGAGATCATAGAGGAGCTGACTAAGATCCGTGGAATGGAGTCTCGGATAATCGTTGTGAACACTTTCCCAAACACAGGGAAAATGATCTTTGAGGAAGCAAAGAGACTAGGGATGATGGAGAAAGGCTATGTCTGGATAGCTACAACTTGGTTGTCTTCTCTGGTAGACTCAGATTATCCCTTGGATCTCAAATCTCTCAATGGAGTTCTAGCACTGCGTCTTCACACGCCTGattcaagaaagaaaagagactTTGCCGCACGGTGGAAGAAGAACAAGACTATTGGGTTGAATGTCTATGGTTTGTATGCTTACGATACGGTCTGGATCATTGCACAAGCTGTGAAGTCATTTCTAGAAGCTGGAGGTAATCTAACCTTCTCTCATGATGCAAAGTTAAGCAGCTTGAAAGGGGAAGCGTTGAATCTAAGTGCATTGAGCAGATTTGATGAAGGGCCACAACTTCTTGATTACATTATACATACAAAGATGTCTGGTCTAACAGGTCCGGTTCAGTTTCATCGAGACAGATCAATGGTGCAGCCTTCATATGATATTATCAATGTTGTCGATGGAGGATTTCACCAAATAGGTTACTGGTCTAACCATTCTGGTCTCTCTGTTGTCCCTCCTGAATCATTTTATAACAAACCTTCAAACCGTTCCAGCTCAAACCAGCATCTGAAGTCTGTAACTTGGCCTGGTGGCACTTCGGTTACTCCTCGTGGATGGGTTTTTCCTAACAACGGGAAGCTGTTGAGGATCGGTGTTCCTGATAGAGCAAGCTTCAAGGACTTTGTCTCAAGGGTCAACGGAAGCAGCCACAAAGTGCAAGGGTATTGCATTGATGTGTTTGAAGCTGCGGTGAAACTGCTTTCTTATCCGGTTCCTCACGAGTTCATCTTCTTCGGAGACGGTCTCCAGAATCCAAACTACAATGATCTGATCGACAAGGTTACCAATGGGGTTGACTTCGATGCTGCTGTAGGAGATATAGCCATTGTCACAAAACGAACAAGGATTGTGGATTATACTCAGCCTTACATTGAGTCAGGACTTGTTGTGGTGGCTCCTGTCACAGCACCTAACGAAAATCCTTGGGCCTTCTTACGCCCTTTCACTCCTCCTATGTGGGCTGTGACAGCTTCTTTTTTCATGGTCGTTGGAGCTGTGATATGGATTCTTGAACACCGGACAAACGATGAGTTTCGAGGTCCCCCGAGGAGACAAATCATTACCATTATCTG GTTCACTTTCTCGACTATGTTTTTCTCTCACA GAGAGAATACAACGAGCACACTTGGTCGCATGGTGCTGTTGATATGGCTTTTTGTGGTTCTGATCATTACATCTAGCTACACCGCGAGTCTGACATCGATTCTTACAGTGCAACAGCTAAACTCACCTATAAAAGGAGTTGATACACTCATCAGCAGCAGTGGTCGTATTGGCTTCCAGGTTGGTTCATTTGCTGAAAGTTATATGATTGACGAGCTCAACATCGCCAGATCAAGACTTGTAGCTCTCGGCTCTCCTCAAGAATACGCTACTGCGCTTCAAAACGGTACTGTTGCAGCGATTGTTGATGAACGTCCTTATGTTGATCTCTTCCTCTCGGATTATTGCATGTTTGCCATCAGAGGTCAAGAGTTCACCAGATGTGGTTGGGGATTT GCATTCCCAAGAGACTCTCCTTTAGCAGTGGACATGTCAACAGCAATTCTTGGTCTATCTGAAACTGGGGAGCTTCAGAGGATTCATGATAGATGGCTTTCCAAATCTAACTGCAGCAGCCCACACGGGTCTCAGTCAGGTGACTCAGAACAGCTCAACGTGCATAGCTTCTGGGGGATGTTCCTTGTCTGTGGTATCGCTTGTCTTGTCGCTCTCTTTATCCACTTCGTCAAGATAGTCCGCAACTTCATCAAACACAAgccagaaaaagaagaagaaaaggataTACCTTCACCAGAGAGTTCTCGTTTGAAAAAGCTGCAGACGTTTCTAGCATATGTTGATGAAAAAGAAGAGGAATCCAAGAGAAGGTTTAAGCGCAAAAGAAGCAGTCTTTCTATAAATGCAAATAGTAGTATCTCATCCACACCAATATGA
- the LOC108811712 gene encoding mitochondrial phosphate carrier protein 1, mitochondrial → MTSVKRKLDDELSSPWFYTVCTMGGMISAGTTHLAITPLDVLKVNMQVNPVKYNSIPSGFSTLLREHGHSYLWRGWSGKLLGYGVQGGCRFGLYEYFKTLYSNVLPNNKKTSIYFLSSASAQIFADMALCPFEAIKVRVQTQPRFAKGLLDGFPRVYRNEGLAGFYRGLFPLWCRNLPFSMVMFSTFEQSVEFIYRNIIQKRKQDCSKAQQLGVTCLAGYTAGAVGTVISNPADVVVSSLYNNKAKNVLQAVRNIGFVGLFTRSLPVRITIVGPVITLQWFFYDAIKVLSGFPTSGGVPKPVDATKVSV, encoded by the exons ATGACAAGTGTCAAGAGGAAGTTAGACGATGAACTGTCGTCTCCTTGGTTCTACACCGTTTGTACCATGGGAGGAATGATCAGTGCCGGAACAACACATCTGGCTATAACCCCTCTTGATGTCCTCAAAGTCAATATGCAG GTGAATCCTGTGAAGTACAATAGCATTCCCTCAGGTTTCTCAACTCTCTTGAGAGAGCATGGACATTCCTATCTCTGGAGAGGTTGGTCAGGGAAACTTTTAGGCTATGGTGTTCAAGGCGGGTGCAGATTTGGACTCTATGAGTACTTCAAGACACTCTACAGCAATGTGTTGCCTAACAACAAGAAAACTTCCATATATTTTCTCAGTAGTGCTTCTGCTCAGATATTCGCAGATATGGCCTTGTGTCCTTTTGAAGCTATAAAAGTTAGAGTTCAGACGCAGCCCAGGTTTGCAAAAGGGTTGCTTGATGGGTTCCCAAGAGTGTATAGAAATGAGGGTCTTGCTGG CTTCTACAGGGGACTTTTTCCTCTCTGGTGTCGCAATCTTCCAT TTTCTATGGTGATGTTCTCAACGTTTGAGCAGTCAGTTGAGTTTATATATCGAAACATTATCCAGAAAAGGAAGCAAGATTGCTCTAAAGCTCAACAACTTGGTGTCACATGTCTTGCTGGCTATACTGCTGGAGCCGTAGGTACAGTCATCTCTAACCCTGCAGATGTGGTTGTTTCGTCTCTTTACAACAACAAAGCCAAGAATGTGTTGCAG GCTGTGAGAAACATTGGGTTTGTTGGTCTCTTCACCAGAAGTCTTCCTGTTCGAATAACGATTGTTGGACCTGTCATAACCTTGCAGTGGTTCTTTTATGACGCTATCAAAGTCTTAAGTGGATT CCCTACCAGTGGAGGTGTGCCGAAACCAGTGGATGCAACTAAGGTGTCAGTGTGA
- the LOC108811711 gene encoding calcium-dependent protein kinase 6, with the protein MGNSCRRSFKDKIYEGNNSSSRPEENSKTTTHVSSLPSPTAEQDQDPKTDNNKIPVLVLPEKEPVMRRNMDNQAYYVLGHKTPNIRDLYTLSRKLGQGQFGTTYLCTEVATGVDYACKSISKRKLISKEDVEDVRREIQIMHHLAGHKNIVTIKGAYEDPLYVHIVMEVCAGGELFDRIIQRGHYSERKAAELTKIVVGVVEACHSLGVIHRDLKPENFLLVNKDDDFSLKAIDFGLSVFFKPGQIFKDVVGSPYYVAPEVLLKHYGPEADVWTAGVILYILLSGVPPFWAETQQGIFDAVLKGDIDFESDPWPVISDSAKDLIRKMLCPNPSERLTAHEVLRHPWICENGVAPDRALDPAVLSRLKQFSAMNKLKKMALKVIAESLSEEEIAGLRAMFEAMDTDNSGAITFDELKAGLRRYGSTLKDTEIQDLMEAADVDNSGTIDYSEFIAATIHLNKLDREEHLVSAFQYFDKDGSGYITIDELQQSCVEHGMTDVFLEDVIKEVDQDNDGRIDYGEFVAMMQKGNAGIGRRTMRNSLNISMRDV; encoded by the exons ATGGGCAATTCATGCCGTCGTTCTTTCAAGGACAAAATCTACGAGGGCAATAACAGTAGTAGTAGGCCCGAGGAAAACTCCAAAACCACCACCCACGTTTCCTCCCTTCCTTCTCCGACCGCAGAACAAGACCAAGATCCTAAAACAGACAATAACAAAATCCCTGTCCTTGTGCTCCCCGAGAAAGAACCTGTTATGCGGCGTAACATGGACAACCAAGCTTACTACGTTCTTGGTCACAAGACTCCTAACATCCGTGATCTTTACACCTTGAGCCGTAAGTTAGGACAAGGACAGTTCGGAACCACGTATCTCTGCACCGAGGTTGCAACCGGTGTTGACTACGCTTGCAAGTCTATATCCAAGCGTAAGTTGATTTCTAAGGAAGATGTTGAGGATGTTAGGAGGGAGATTCAGATAATGCACCATTTGGCTGGTCACAAGAACATTGTTACGATCAAAGGAGCTTATGAGGACCCTTTGTATGTTCACATTGTGATGGAGGTTTGTGCTGGTGGTGAGTTGTTTGATAGGATTATTCAGAGAGGTCATTACAGCGAGAGGAAAGCTGCTGAGTTGACCAAGATCGTTGTCGGTGTCGTTGAGGCGTGTCATTCTCTTGGTGTCATACATAGAGACTTGAAGCCTGAGAATTTTTTGTTGGTTAATAAGGATGATGATTTCTCTCTCAAGGCCATTGATTTTGgtctctctgttttcttcaaACCAG GCCAAATATTCAAGGATGTAGTTGGAAGTCCATACTATGTTGCTCCTGAGGTTCTTCTCAAACATTATGGTCCAGAAGCTGACGTGTGGACTGCTGGTGTTATACTCTATATTTTACTAAGTGGTGTCCCTCCTTTCTGGGCAG AAACACAACAAGGAATATTTGATGCTGTCTTGAAAGGAGATATCGACTTTGAGTCAGATCCGTGGCCTGTGATATCCGACAGTGCTAAAGATCTGATCAGGAAGATGTTATGCCCCAATCCCTCTGAACGCTTGACCGCTCATGAAGTCTTGC GTCATCCATGGATCTGTGAGAACGGTGTTGCACCAGATAGAGCACTTGATCCGGCTGTTCTGTCTCGTCTCAAACAGTTTTCTGCAATGAATAAACTAAAGAAGATGGCATTGAAGGTGATAGCTGAGAGCCTCTCAGAAGAAGAGATTGCAGGTTTAAGAGCAATGTTTGAGGCAATGGATACTGATAACAGCGGTGCAATCACTTTTGATGAGCTCAAAGCTGGACTGAGAAGATATGGCTCTACTTTGAAAGACACTGAGATCCAAGACCTTATGGAAGCG GCTGATGTGGACAACAGCGGTACAATAGATTACAGTGAGTTTATTGCAGCGACGATTCATCTGAATAAACTAGACAGAGAAGAGCATCTTGTCTCTGCGTTTCAGTACTTTGATAAAGATGGAAGTGGTTACATCACCATTGATGAGCTGCAACAATCTTGCGTGGAACATGGGATGACCGATGTTTTTCTTGAAGATGTAATCAAAGAAGTTGATCAAGACAAT GATGGACGGATTGACTATGGAGAATTTGTTGCGATGATGCAAAAGGGAAATGCTGGTATCGGGAGACGAACAATGAGAAATAGCCTAAACATCAGCATGAGAGATGTGTAG
- the LOC108807035 gene encoding uncharacterized protein LOC108807035, whose product MSSSIMKTLQIRKPASLPVSSSTAEASEPGLLRRRLSSLSLNLSRNQPSTDDLHRSKSVSAMAEQRGSSSVKEWWEWSWSLILLKKLPVFFTDLEFNENQTKSSLGKQQRGGFAQVFFRLRSEIRRLLRTSSSDSLPLSCNR is encoded by the coding sequence aTGAGCTCCTCAATCATGAAAACCCTTCAGATTCGTAAACCCGCTTCCCTCCCCGTGTCTTCAAGCACCGCCGAAGCTAGTGAACCTGGTCTTCTCCGTCGTCGTCTTTCTTCGCTTTCCTTAAATCTCTCTCGTAACCAGCCTTCCACTGACGATTTACACAGATCCAAGTCTGTCTCTGCCATGGCAGAGCAAAGAGGTAGTAGCTCTGTGAAAGAATGGTGGGAATGGAGTTGGTCACTGATTCTATTGAAGAAACTACCAGTCTTCTTCACAGATCTCGAGTTTAACGAGAACCAAACTAAGTCATCGTTGGGGAAACAACAGAGAGGCGGCTTTGCTCAGGTGTTCTTCAGGCTCCGATCTGAGATCCGCCGTCTCCTCCGTACTTCATCCTCCgactctctccctctctcatGCAATCGATGA